Part of the Zea mays cultivar B73 chromosome 4, Zm-B73-REFERENCE-NAM-5.0, whole genome shotgun sequence genome is shown below.
ccacgtcacccgaccgttagggttcgaccgttggagcttctgacttctgggccaccggacagtccggcggtgcaccagacagtcactgttcactgttcggtgcgccttctagcgtctgctctgacttctgcgcgcgcaggcgcgcactgtagcgctttactgtaccgttgcagacgaccgttggcgctgtgtatccgttactccgctggcgcaccggacagtccggtgaattatagcggagcggctcccagaattcccgaaggtggcaagttcagagttgggttccctggtgcaccgtacacaggccggtggcacaccggacagtccggtgcgcgagaccagggcacacttcggaagtcttttgctcttttcatttgaaccatttcttggtctttttattggtttgttgtgaacctttgacacctgtaaaacttataatctagagcaaactagttagtccaattatttgtgttgaacaATTCAACTacgaaaatcaattaggaaaatatgtAATCCTATTTCCTTTTCACATGGTGTCTTCTGGCCTATGCTTGTGCTCCTGTATTGCTGTTTAGGATGATGTAATTTTAGTTTGGCTCTAGTTCTGGACGGTGGGGTGTGTGTGATCTTTCCGCCTCCTCTTATGAGCGTGCTCAACTTAGGAGTTTGATCTGCTTGCATCATGTTATTTTTTGTTATGCTTTTGTTTCGTGGTAAATTTTTTGTAATACCTATTTCATAATGAAGGGGTGACCCGATAATCCCTTGTTAAAAAAAAAGGTAGGGGCAGGGCCGCAGGGGCCAGAATGCAAGCAGCTGCTGCTGCGCTAGAATCCGCACGTGCGCTTCTAACAGCGAAGCCCTGGGCCCATCCAGGCCCAGCGGACAGCCACCATCACCGTCCGTTCCAAAAACCCAACGGCCCCGATGCACCTTCCCGAGTCCGACCCAGTCACGGCCGCCGCGTCTCCGTTTCAGCCCCGGGGCCCACGGCCCCACCACCGACCTCATGGAGTCATGGGCCCTGACATATAAAGTTCCAAAGGCTCGTGAGGGCAACGAAGAGAGAAGCCATTACCGAGCCGACCGCGAGGGGAGAGATAAGAGAGGGGCAGAGGAGAGAGAAACCCTTAGTCTCCAGCCGCCTCGCCTGATCGCCGCCTCCGCCTGATCGCCTCCGCGCAGCGCGAGTAGTGAGGAAGAAAGCCCTAGGGGGTTCGTGCCGCGGACGGAGGCGCCGGCGCCTGTGGAAGGCCACGAGATCTCGCGGCGGCGCCGCCCGCCGGGTGGTGTGTTGGGGGTGCGGCGCTGGTGGTGCTCGGTGAGTTCGCTCGATCACCTCGCCGCGGAGCGTCCGCTCGAGGTGCCCCGCCCCTCGAATCGAGGGTTCTggtaggggggggggggggggggaggggtcgCCTTCTGCTCCCCGGTCACCGCGGAATAAGCTAGCCCCCCTCTCCTCCTGCCTCGGGGGGTTAGGGTTAGGCTTTTTCTCCCGGAATTGCGAGAGGAATTCCGCGGCCAAGGCGGCGCATTGCTAGCGagaggaggagaaggaggagtcagCAGCGCGGCTCCGACACGGCCGCCAGCAATGATGGGGAAGACGCATATGTTCTCTAAGGGCCACCCGCTCGGCTTCGTGCCCGACTACCGGCACAGGGTGGAGGCAATGGGGGAGTTCAAGCGGCTCGGGAGCCCCGTGAGGGTCGACTCGGGGAGCTACTGCCCGCCGCCCAAGAGGAAGTGCGTCAGCGTGAATTCTGAGGAGAGGGAATGCGCCTCCGGGTTCAGCTTGACCCGCGTGCCCCGGGAGGTGTTCTCACTGCCCAGTATGACTGCTCTAGACAAGAAGGACGTGGAGATGAGGCTCCACCATGAGCTTGCGCAGGTGAAGGACCTCCAGATTAGACTGTTTTCAGGAGGGCATAATGTTGGGAGCATGAATGGTGCGACGGTCGCGTCAGCTCCCGGAAGCGATATGCTGCCCAAGAAAAAAGCCGAGAAGCTCAGGCGAAGCAATTCAGTGCAGACGGATAGGGGAGCTCCACCACCTATGGCCACAGCTGTCGCCCCACCTGTTTCCAGCTCTATTAACTACACGTCCTCGTTTAAACAATGTGCCAACCTTCTCAAGTCCCTTATGAGCCATGTATGGGCAAGCCCGTTTCTTGTTCCAGTTGACATTGTGAAGTTGAACATCCCTGACTACTTTCAAATAGTCAAGCAGCCCATGGATTTGGGTACGAtccagaaaaggatgaaggcaGGCATGTACTCTACACCTCCGGAATTTGCTGCAGATGTGAGGCTCACTTTCAGCAACGCTATGAACTATAACCCAGCTAACAATGATGTTCATTTAATGGCCAAAACTTTGAGCAAGAACTTTGAGAGCCGATGGAAGCTTATTGAGAAGAAGCTCCCTAAACCAGATGAGAAGCCTCCTCAGCCAGATGAGAAGCCTCCTCAACCAGTTGAGAAGCCTCCTGTGAGGAAGCCCACAAAAAAGAATTCAACTAAGAGAGTTTCCATTGAGAAAGAAGACCTCACTAAGAAAAAACCCTCAAAGAAAAGTGTACCTAAGCAGTACATCTTTCGGGGAGAAGATTCAGCTGACAGTCCAGTTCTGCAACCAAAGAAAAGGAAAACCTCTCCTTTGGTACAAGATGCTCCTTTGGTAGGGGATATTGTTCCAACCAGAAAGAGAATAATGACGAGTGAGCAAAAATATGATTTAAGTGCAAGATTACAGTCATATGGTGCATTCATTCCAGATCATGTAGTTGAGCTCATAAGGAGTCACGCTGACTATTGCGACGCCAACGAAGAGGAATTAGAGCTTGATATGGATGCTCTAGGTGATGATACACTTTTTGAATTACTGAGGCTACTTGATGACTATGACAGAGTTAACCCATCAAGAAACCTTACAGAACAGGATCCTCATGAGGTTAAGGTGGGTGCTGCTGTATTAGAGATTGCTATTTCATTGCTTCATTTCGCAAATAACTGTTTTATGCTCTGTTCAACAGTCTCGAAGTCAATATGAACTCATCAATGCGTCAGTGTGTAACGAGGAAGGTCTGTTTCTCATCCATTGCTCATTTATGATACTGATTTTTCATGTAAGCTAAAATATTATATGCACGTTTTCAGTAAATGAGCTCTTTGACGAGGACGTTGATATTGGGGAGAATGACCCTCCAGTTTTGACTTTTCCTCCTTTGGTACTTGAAGATGAAACAGCAGACAGAAGCCGCAAACATAGTGCATCTAGCAGTTCTAGTAGTGACTCAGAATCATCCTCTAGTGGTACGTAATTGCACAAGTTTCACCCCAAATTTTCTATTAGCACCACTAGGGTACTGGACCCATCAAAGTATTTTGGGCACAATATGCTGGTGGCTTTCTGATGCGTGACACAATTTAATAATCTTATTGACTATGTCATGCATAAGGCTGTTTGATTAAGGAGTCGTAGTTGAGAAAAGGATAGATTTACTTTTGATATATTGAATTGAGACCAGCAATATTACTCCTCTTTTTTTCTCACTTGACTATTTTTTCTAGTTCCATAAAATAGTTATCCAGTAAATGCTACTCCCTCCTTTCCGAATTGTGAGTCGGTCTGGCTTTTCTAGATACTTAGCTTTTGGTACGCATCTAGTTATACATTATGTCTAGAGCTATCTATTTAGAAAAGTCAGAACAACTTACAATTTGTATCGGAGGGAGTACATCTGTACATGTTATTGTAAGTAATCCCATGTTAGATTTTGGACTTCATTGACCTGCTTATGAAAGGAGCCAACATGCTTGTGCAGTTGCGCGTTTTTGGCTTTGTGCTGCTAGAAGTTGATCTCATGGTAGGATATAGTGTACTGACCCATAAGAAATTTACATCAAGCAGTTCAATGGAAACAAAAACTATAGGCTTACCGGACCATGCTTCAGTTTATTCTTTAGCCTGCACCTTTTTATGGTGTGCACTTTTTAATATCAGGTAACACAAATCATGATGGCACAACAGTATCTGGGACAATGCAACATTTAGTTATGCTTCCTCATGATACTACTTTTTGTAATTCTGAGCTACATTGGGGTTAAAACAATTTCATTAATCCATGAATTGTAAGGGAATAGAAACTGGAATGCTTCTTTGTGATGGCCTACCTTCTTTCGCACCTGCATATCTTTATCCTTGCAACGATAGCTCTAATTTTATAGAGAATGCATTAGTTTTAACCAGTTACAGAAACTTCTAATTATCAATGTTGCTTATTGTCATGAAGTCTATAAAGATTAAAGAAGCAATTTTCAAGTATTTTAAAGCACCTGAGTATTTGGAAGCAGCGAAACAGGTGTGTTTTTGAAGGAGCTCGACCCTGCCTTAATACCTTAGAGGATGGATTTAAAGATGAGATGAGATTGTGGGTTTCTGCTGGAGCCAagaacttgcgctctctttttgacCCTGGATAGAGAAAGGAAAGCCTTATAGCCTACTAAAAGACGGGAGTGTTGGGGTCGTTTGTGTCTGTGTGGTGTGTGCTTTGTAAGGGTAAGTGTGTGTTTGTGTTTAGAGTGTGTGTTTGTGTTGTGTGTTCTGTTTGTCCCGGGCCACAGGCCCTTTTTCCCTCTACTTTAATTTAATGATACGCAGCCCTCCTGCGTATTCGATAAAAAAAAAAGTATTTTACTGAATAAAGGCATGTACAACCCCATTTAATATGGGGTCCCTTGAGGGGTCTCTAGGGGGTTAATTGAAAAAAAATATAAGAGACAGACTCTTCGTGAAGAGCCCACCTCTACACGATCCTTGTTACATATTGTCTCTAAACTGCATTTATAATATAGGGGCTCAGGGTTGTATCATgcagtctcttagttgtctcttgtACTTGGAAAAACCGATCCACGGTCtcagggttgtacatgccctaatagGATCTAGCTTCTGCTATTGAAATGTGTTCATGAATCATTtgtttattagcaatcaacacatTGGCTTGTCCTTTCTGTATTTCCGTAATGTTCTGTGCATTCTACTACAGCAACTGTGGGAATTATTTGGTTATGATTCAGAAAAATGAAACATAATTTATCCTTTAGTTCAAAGTGAACTATACCATTGATGGAAACAAAACCAGTGTTCTTTTAGATGGTTCTATTTGGATCCATTCAATTAATTATCAGGATCCTTACTGTTCATATTTGAAAAGTGGCATTTTATTTGTATGTCATTATCTTGATGGGGTGTATTATAATTTGATGATTTTATTTCAAGTACAAAATTGAAAATTGGATTCTATGTAGCCAACTAATTGCCACTTCCCAAATTTGTCTCAGAGCAGAGCCAAGTCATAAAAAACAAATGCAAGTAATATATATTTGTGGTTATATACTTTTAGTCTTGCTTAATGTGAAGGGTTATAGAACAAGAATGGAGACATGTACAGCGCTGCATACTGTTTGTCTTTGTTATGTCCTTAACTTGGCTGGGTTGTCATGTCCAACACACTGATGGTATTTCTGTTTTTACCTCCGAAGGCTCAGGTTCTAGTAGCTCTTCTGGAAGTGATACAGATGCCAAAGCTGCTCAACAAAACAGCGTGTCAAAGGTTCTTATATATAGCTTGTTTTCTGAATATTTTTTTTGGAGTAGAAGTTTCAATCAAAATTACTGTTAATTTGAGGTTAAGGATATTTTAAGATGTTATCTCAATGATTGTTGTCTCCCTCTCTCTGTCTTCTCTTGTCTACACGCAGGAAAAAATTCTACCTGTGGATGGCCTGGGTCATGAAAAGGGTAAGTTTTGTTTCATAGTTTTATCAATATTTGGAATAAAGTCTTTAACACTTCTTTTCTAGATATGATAATTAGCACATGTGCATTTACTGTCTCATGTTACGTGAGCTGATGGATTTGACTTTTTTATCCTAGACCTAGACAATGATTCATGTTACACTTGACCTGAGATTTACCGAATCGATTGGTTGAACAGCCGATCCAGATTATTTAGTGTGATCTTCAGAGGTCGATAATTGGACATCTCTGTTGAGTAGGATGAAACCTTTATTGCCTTTGAACATTTGAACTGGACCTTTTCTTTCTATACAAAATTCCTATACATAATCGGTTTTATTGAAAAGAAAGGACAGCTGACACTGCACCTCTAAATGTTTGCAGATAACTTTTCCTGGCTTTGCAACCCATGAATATATAATCACTTATATCTTACACACTCTCGATTTAATTTGCAGATTCACTGGACACATTAAATTTACCAGAGCAAAGTACAGACCCTGTCTCTGTTTCTGCTTATGGTGAGGGTAAGCATGAATTTTCATGATGGCCGGTGCATACCCAAACTTCTGTGGTAGAGAAATGGGTTCCCTTATACAGGTCTATATATGAAAATTTTAGGGGGGTATGTATCTGAGAAGGTCTCCCCTGAGAAGCAAATCCGAGCTGCCCTTCTGAGAAGCCGCTTTGCTGATACGATTCTGAAGGCTCGCGAAAAGGCTCTTGATCAGGTGTGTATATGAAAATGATTCCTCGAGAGCGTTATTGTCTGAGCGTTTTGTGTTGTTCACTGTAATGTAAGCTCACCTGATTGTTAATATCAGACTACCAAAAAGGATCCTGAGAAGCTTCGACGCGAGAGGGAGGAACTTGAGAGGTTACAAAGACAAGGTGAGATGCAGAAGAATCATTTTTAGCTGACAACAGTTGTGTGACAGAATTTCCATTACAGAGAGAGCTCGGTTGCAAGCTGAGGCTAAAGCTGCAGAGGATGCCTGCAAGAGGGCTGAAGAAGCAGCAGCTGCTGAGGCTGCTGCAGAagctaaacgacaaagagatattGAGAGAGAAGCAGCTCGGAAAGCTTTGCAAGAGGTAATTTCTACTGTATGCTCCCCACAAACAACATCTTACACTATGCTGTTACCGTACCTGAAGTGTAAGCAAATGCTGGATTGCAGATGGAGAGAACTGTTGACATCAACGGAGGGAGTCACTTTCTGAAAGACCTTGAAATGCTTAGAGGTATCACATGCGAAGAGATGCCCAACTTGGTTGGTGAAGGGAGCCCTGGGTTTCAACTGGGAAGCAGCAACGCCCTAGCAAAGCTCGGGCTGTACATGAAAGATGACGAAGATGACGAGGAGGGCGATTTGGCAGATGCACCAGTGGTGGTTGATATCGAAGAGGGAGAAATAGATTAAGCGTGCTTCTTCTGGACCATTTTTTATACGCGACAGGAGACCTGTGGGCATCACTGATCTGCATAGCTTTTCTTTGGCATACAAAGCGACCTGACGAAAAGATCGCCTCGCACCAGACCTGGAGGTCTGGTATTCGTTTTTGTAACTGCCCAAGTTTTGGAGCCAAGTCACTAGGTTCGTCGAGCTTATCGTTTGGATTGAGAATCTCTGGACTTCTGATATCCACTTTCGATAAGGACTTGTTCGGTTAAGAGGTGATCGAAGGAGATTGGAGAGGGGATTGGAGAGGATTAAATCCCTTTCTAGTCAATTGAACAGAGGTAGCAACTGAATAAGCCCTAAAATGGAATGGCGAGTTTACTGCATATATGATGAGGCCATAAAAGCGGATGAAAAGGGAGGAGAAGGCACAAGGAGTGATATATATGATGAGGCCATAAATTCGGATGAAATGGGAGAAGAGATGGGGTAGTGGGGAGAAGGCACAAGGAGTGATGGTGATGGCTCTTGAGCTGGTGCCAGCCGTTTTTGAGGGGTAGTTTTAGAGCCATTTCCGTGTCGTGAATGTAATATCGGAAACTGTACAAAAGTTAGCTAGTTAGACGATGGAAATCATTCTTTCCTTCAATTTATGCAGTGCCTGTTCTTATGAGACGTTGCACATTTCTCGTATTGCTATGGGATCCTGTTGCGTAGTAGTATTGTTTTGGCACAGAAATTTTGGTATGTAGCTTGTCATGTATGTGCAAGAGTACAAGATCATTTAGCAGTGACGTGTTTACCAACATGTTTATAGTGGTTTAATCGTAGGTCTTGACGCCAATGTTTCTTCTGGCATTTGTGCAGAATTATGCAAGGCCATAGAGTGGATAATGCGCGTAGGTAAGATAATGTTGTGGTTTAAAAGTTTTAAGTTAAATTCGTAGTTTAAGGTTTGCTCTCGTTATTATGATAGTGAAGGATTGTAGGCAGGTGTTAATTAGAGAATTCCTCCGGCCGATGTTCTTTTAAGTTGTTTAGGGCATCTAAACCTTGACCGTGGATCGGTTTTCCAAGTACAAGAGACCCTTAAGAGAATACAAAATACAAccctaaatatcataaatgtaattAAGAAATGTATAAAGAATCACGTAGCAAGTACAAGAGacccctaagggcttgttcggtttgatgttaatccatgtggattgggtggtATTGAATTGGTTTAAATCCATAGTAAGTCAAAATCTAACTCAATACatttcaatcccctccaatccacatGGAATAAAAATAACCGAACAAAGCCTAAGAGAATACAAAATACAATCCTGGATATTATAAATACAATTAAGAAATATATAAAGAATCACGTAGAGACGGAGTCTTACTCTAAGAGTTCGTCTCTTATAATTGCTTCAGTCAACCCCTAGAGATCCTTACAAAGAATCCATGTAAACAACGTATGGCAGCGTGGCATACATTCACCCCCGCTACTGTACGTTGGAGCTCTGCTCGTCCGTACAAGCTTTGAAGGTCACAGACTCACAGCTAGGTCGCTTCCAGCGAACCAAGCCATGAATTAAAACAAGACGTGTTTTTTACTTCAGTCTCCGGCCGGGTACGTTCTCCTATTTGAGTTCATCGTAATTTATATACTAAAAAAAATTACGCTCCTTATTTATTACGTCATTACATCATGTACGCTAGCTCAGCAAAATTTTGCCAAGAAAACGATATACTAGGACATGTTTTATTGGCTATCTCACTTGCTATAGTTTGTCACGTCTAAGAATATATGTTTTGATCGAGTTAAATATATGTTTAATTGTAGTCATAGTTACAACAAAAAAATTATTTATTATAGGTCTCACTTACCAATAACTTAAAAATAACTTAAAAAACATGTCAATATTTTCTTAGATATGTCAAACTATGACACGGAATTTGAATAAATTAACTTTAAATAAGTGTGGCATAAAATATGTGGTAATCTTTTTTGCACCTTACAATCAAACATGCCCTAACCACGTGATAGGCAAGCAGGCATGGCCGCTCGCCGCTCTCGCCCGGGTCGTCCTCGGCAACTGCATCAGTCTGGAGTCGCCTGTTATCACCTCGctactctattaagaacctaaccTAATGTAGGTGACTTCGTCCTCCGCGCTGACACTTTGGATCCATTTCACGTGTCTCGACTGGTTCTCCTGCCCCACGGGCCCTGCCTCTGTGCCGTGCCCTGTGGGTCCCACGCCCAGCGTCCCGCAACCTGACTCCGCTCGCGCAGCTACCACACCGTGCAAAAATAGCAGAACGAGCACTCGAACATACGCCTCCTGCTCTAGAAACTAGAAATTTAAGACTAACCATCAGATCACATGTACTAAGAAATAAaaaataattatatttaaataaatatctcaatacatatttatatgatatataatagGCAACGATTGTTATACAAGCAGTCAttctgtgcaagcgtgcaagcaaaccatctgATCCATTAGATTACGATCTAACCACATATACAACATGGTTTGTTAGAGggttttttataaagattattgagctggtggtggaaggatttaagtgttaaatgtgacctacggttggatcacgatctaatggatcagatggtttgcttgcacgcttgcacagaaAGACTGTTTGTATAGCCGTCGTTGTCTATATAATAACCATAgaaaatatatatttatatgatatataacaacAATAGAAAACACGATAAACTGGCTATAAACTGGCTAGTAAACCAAGAAGACTTCAGCTCTACGACCGCTCTCTCTACTACTAGAGCTCAAGCTCAAGGGCCTGGGGCGCTCGGCGCGCCGGCTGGCTGTCATGGAGATGCAACCACAGTCCACAGCTCGTCCACTGCTCTCCGGGCGAGGTGCGACTCCGAGGGTGTTTGGTTTAATTTACAGAGACTAATTTTTACTCTCTATTTTAATTTATTTTAGTTCCTAAATTATTAAATACAAAACTTAAATATTGTTTTAGTTTTCGTATTTGATAATTTAGTGATTAAAATAGAATAAGTAgagtgactaaaaattagtctctctctatatatatagctGCGAAGATATGCAGTCCACTCCCTGTCATAAATAAAGATCTGTAGAAGAAAGGGGTATCTCGACGATCTGCCTGTGCCTCGCATGGTGATAACTGACAAAACAACGTCGATCTCTGAATCTCGACAGCCTCCCTCTGACACCCAGAGGGCGCCCGGACTCGCAGTGGCTGCCCGCTGCCGCGCAGGAGAAGCAGGCCACCGACGACTGGCTCCCCATCAACGCCACGAGGAACGCCAAGTGGTGGTACTCCGCTTTCCACAACGTCACCGCCATGGTCGGCGCCGGCGTGCTCGGGCTTCCCTACGCGCGCCATGTCCGAGCTCGGCTGATACGTACATGCGTGCCTGCCATGAGTACATGACCACGCCGGTTCCTTCCTGTACGCAGCACCGTCTTCCATTGCGATATGACCGTGCTCTGAATTCTGATCGGTCGGTTCCTCAGGGAGGTTGGCGTCGCGGTGCTGCCCCTCTCGTGGGTCATCACCCTGTACACGCTGTGGCAGACAGCAGACGGTGGAGATACACGAGATGGTCCTACCGGGTATTAATATCCATATTCATACTCATATCCACAATAAAAAATAATCTCGAATATGGATTTAACTCCATACCCATATCCATGTCGATATGTGTCAACCGTATCCATCCTCGTCACCCTCAGGAAACCCAAGTGGCTAGCTCATCGCCCTCGCCAACATGATGGTTGTCGTCCATTTCATCGGCAGCTACCATGTCTTGGTGGCATGGAACCATCCATGGACAGTGACTGTGGTCGTTGGCAGGTGTACGCGATGCCGGTGTTCGACATGATAGAGACGGTGCTGGTGAAGAAGTTGGGGTTCCGTCCAAGCCTCGTGCTCCGCCTCGTCGGCCGCCCGGAGTGTCTACGTCGGTAATGGCCGGCCCTCTCTACTACTCtgaacggcgacgacgacgatctGAATCCCAATAAGAGTCTTCACTTCAGTTTCAGTTTGAAGACTAGACGATCGGCACTGACGAGATGCAACGCAACCTGTGCGTACGTGCAGGGTTCACCATGTTCGTCGCCATCACCTTCCCGTTCTTCAGCACGCTGCTCAGCTTCTTCGGCGGATTCGCCTTCGCACTGACGACCTATTTTGTGAGCTCATACTATCGATCATCGACCTTTGCTCTCCCCTCTATCTCTCATCTCTCTCTTTTTATCCTGCTACAATGTTTTTTTCTTGGAATTTCATAATCGTCAAGATTTATGCGCATTCTTCCTGCTCCTCCTAGGTGACCGGTAACTAAGTTTGTCTCCAACAAAGACCGGTCAATAGTCATATGCGTttatagatggccaataagcacgaggcccgcgagcccggtACGAAGCTCGCTGTTTGGGCTCGGcccgagcccggcacggcccggttcTATGTGGGCccaggccggcccggcacgaataagcgggccgggctcgaacaggaaactaggcacggtgggtTAGCTCCGGCACggtccgtttacctctaagcccgcttttttacactaaaacgtgcttaccggcccgcatagcccgcttttcggctctcttttttcgtgctaaacgggccggcccgctgcgggccgggctcgAACAGGAAATTGAGCCCGCGTGCTTAGACGGCCCGAcccggttttctaaccgtgcctgACGGACCGGACCCAAAACGGACCGGGGGCCATCTCTATATCCGTTAAATATAGCGGACGAAACCATCCGCTACGCCTACAGCAATAGTCACtattagagatggccaaacggaccgcccggctcggcccagcccgggcccggtgaagcccggccaaaaaccgggccgggcctgctgagcccgcgggcttaattttctgtccaagcccggcccgcagcgggcctaaacgggccgggccgacccatttagcacgaaaaaacgggccgaaaagcgggctaaacgggccggtaagcacgttttagtgtaaaaaaacgggcttagaggtaaacgggccgtgccgggctagcccgccgtgcctagtttcctgtccaaaCCCGCCCGCTTATTCGtaccgtgccgggctcggaccgggcccaaaaagcgggcttcgtgccgggctcacgggcctcgtgcttattggccatctatagtcACTATCCTCTCCCGTAAAAATATAGAGTCCGTTAATGCTATATGTGGCGAAATCGTTCGCTCACGCTATTGACTGTTCACTCGCGCGCCTCCTCCTCCCGTTCACTCGCGCGCCCGCTCGGAGACTTCCGCCTCGCTCTCGCCGTCCTCATCCCATCTCGCCCTCCGCACGCTGACCTccatctcgtcggcggcggcatCAACATCTCGCCCTCCAACGTCCTCATCTCACCCGCCGATGGCCAGTTTCCCTCCGTGTTTGCGCTCCTTCGCCTTCGCGGCTTCGGTGACGGATTGACAGGCGTTGCCACAGCTTGGTCGCGGATTGCACCGAGGACAGGGCGCGGTGGCCTCCTCGAGCAGTTCGGCAGCGATGCGGGTAGTGGCGGAGCCAGCGTAGAACCAGAGCCTGGGCACCGTTGCGCTCGGTCGTGGGTGAATGTTTTCCACCTGAACGTTCGTCAAATTTTTATAGATAGTTTTTGTATTAATTTTAAATGAAGTTTGGCTCTAAATAAATTATATCTTCATCATTGAATAGGTATATGCCCGTACGTTGTCACGAAAATTAAAAATTCAGAACAATAAACATCACTATGATACGCAAAATCGATGGTTACATGTCCGTGCGTTACTATGGTTTTTATATATCACATAGACAAACTTTGTTTAAATGGTGTAATTGCTATCAAGATAAGTCGACATATTTAAAACCCTCTAGAAATAGCATTTTCAGTATGATTTTTAGAAGAAAAGGGAAATGTACAAGCGCACAGAAGTTTCATGACATTATGGCTCATGGAACATTGGAATAATCATTGAGAGACACTTTTTTATAGTGAGAGATTAAGATGTGATCAATGAGCTAGTTTAGCCACCATGATGTTTTTGACTCCTTGGACTGTCCATCATCCTGAATACACTTCTCACACCTCTCGAAGTAAAATGATTTTAATCAAAATAAAATCCTTAGGCCAATGTAATCAATAGCTTAATAATACTTTACATGGTGACAATGGAGGGTGCACAATAGTCTCCTCGGCCCGGGACCTTTAGCCTTCAGAGCGGAGTAGAGTGCCCCATGTCATGTGGTAGCAGGTGTTATGCTCGACCATCAACTTGCCGCTCCAATCATCACAGAAGTCGG
Proteins encoded:
- the LOC103653114 gene encoding transcription factor GTE9 isoform X2 translates to MMGKTHMFSKGHPLGFVPDYRHRVEAMGEFKRLGSPVRVDSGSYCPPPKRKCVSVNSEERECASGFSLTRVPREVFSLPSMTALDKKDVEMRLHHELAQVKDLQIRLFSGGHNVGSMNGATVASAPGSDMLPKKKAEKLRRSNSVQTDRGAPPPMATAVAPPVSSSINYTSSFKQCANLLKSLMSHVWASPFLVPVDIVKLNIPDYFQIVKQPMDLGTIQKRMKAGMYSTPPEFAADVRLTFSNAMNYNPANNDVHLMAKTLSKNFESRWKLIEKKLPKPDEKPPQPDEKPPQPVEKPPVRKPTKKNSTKRVSIEKEDLTKKKPSKKSVPKQYIFRGEDSADSPVLQPKKRKTSPLVQDAPLVGDIVPTRKRIMTSEQKYDLSARLQSYGAFIPDHVVELIRSHADYCDANEEELELDMDALGDDTLFELLRLLDDYDRVNPSRNLTEQDPHEVKSRSQYELINASVCNEEVNELFDEDVDIGENDPPVLTFPPLVLEDETADRSRKHSASSSSSSDSESSSSGSSSSSGSDTDAKAAQQNSVSKEKILPVDGLGHEKDSLDTLNLPEQSTDPVSVSAYGEGGYVSEKVSPEKQIRAALLRSRFADTILKAREKALDQTTKKDPEKLRREREELERLQRQERARLQAEAKAAEDACKRAEEAAAAEAAAEAKRQRDIEREAARKALQEMERTVDINGGSHFLKDLEMLRGITCEEMPNLVGEGSPGFQLGSSNALAKLGLYMKDDEDDEEGDLADAPVVVDIEEGEID
- the LOC103653114 gene encoding transcription factor GTE9 isoform X4; protein product: MMGKTHMFSKGHPLGFVPDYRHRVEAMGEFKRLGSPVRVDSGSYCPPPKRKCVSVNSEERECASGFSLTRVPREVFSLPSMTALDKKDVEMRLHHELAQVKDLQIRLFSGGHNVGSMNGATVASAPGSDMLPKKKAEKLRRSNSVQTDRGAPPPMATAVAPPVSSSINYTSSFKQCANLLKSLMSHVWASPFLVPVDIVKLNIPDYFQIVKQPMDLGTIQKRMKAGMYSTPPEFAADVRLTFSNAMNYNPANNDVHLMAKTLSKNFESRWKLIEKKLPKPDEKPPQPDEKPPQPVEKPPVRKPTKKNSTKRVSIEKEDLTKKKPSKKSVPKQYIFRGEDSADSPVLQPKKRKTSPLVQDAPLVGDIVPTRKRIMTSEQKYDLSARLQSYGAFIPDHVVELIRSHADYCDANEEELELDMDALGDDTLFELLRLLDDYDRVNPSRNLTEQDPHEVKSRSQYELINASVCNEEVNELFDEDVDIGENDPPVLTFPPLVLEDETADRSRKHSASSSSSSDSESSSSGSSSSSGSDTDAKAAQQNSVSKEKILPVDGLGHEKDSLDTLNLPEQSTDPVSVSAYGGYVSEKVSPEKQIRAALLRSRFADTILKAREKALDQTTKKDPEKLRREREELERLQRQERARLQAEAKAAEDACKRAEEAAAAEAAAEAKRQRDIEREAARKALQEMERTVDINGGSHFLKDLEMLRGITCEEMPNLVGEGSPGFQLGSSNALAKLGLYMKDDEDDEEGDLADAPVVVDIEEGEID